The Thermothielavioides terrestris NRRL 8126 chromosome 2, complete sequence genome includes a region encoding these proteins:
- a CDS encoding glycosyltransferase family 39 protein (CAZy_ID 269668), translating into MAATSTPQGTLRQRNVGAATTKKSKDGASDDVELDKLVKAAAAAKSPAGSERDYKVVFAVITALAFVTRFWGISHPNEVVFDEVHFGKFASYYLEKTYFFDVHPPFGKLLFAFMGWLVGYDGHFHFENIGDSYIANKVPYVAFRSLPAILGALTVSVVYLIMWESGYSLPACIVAAGLVLLDNAHIGQTRLILLDATLVFAMACSLFCYIKFYKLRHEPFSRKWWKWLILTGFALSCDISTKYVGLFAFITIGSAVLIDLWDLLDIKRPGGALSLAEFGKHFAARAFGLILVPFLFYLFWFQVHLSILTRSGPGDDFMTPEFQETLSDNVMLANAVTIDYYDIITIKHKETKVYLHSHPDRYPLRYDDGRVSSQGQQVTGYPFNDTNNHWQILPAGADDQQLGRHVMNHDLVRLRHVVTDTILLSHDVASPYYPTNQEFTTVSIADAYGDRAADTLFEVRIEHGKPGQEFKSVSSHFKLIHNPSKVAMWTHTTPLPEWGHRQQEINGNKQIAPSSNVWFVEDIPSLPADHKRREKPERQVKTLPFLRKWFELQRSMFWHNNQLTASHPYASLPYQWPFLLRGVSFWTQNDTRQQIYFLGNPVGWWIASSVLAIYAGIVLADQFSLRRGVDALDHRTRSRLYNSTGFFFLAWATHYFPFFVMGRQLFLHHYLPAHLASTLVTGSLVEFIFSQDAAEHEAAYQAAKAGKKAAAPKRHLTARERFAGQSLLASWIATLVILALVAASWYFFLPLTYGYPGLSVEQVLRRKWLGYDLHFAK; encoded by the exons atggccgccacATCGACACCCCAGGGCACTTTGCGCCAGCGCAACGTTGGCGCCGCGACGACCAAGAAGTCCAAGGATGGCGCCTCGGACGACGTCGAGTTGGACAAGCTcgtcaaggccgccgccgcggccaaaTCCCCCGCCGGCTCTGAACGGGACTACAAGGTTGTCTTCGCCGTCATCACGGCTTTGGCCTTCGTCACCCGGTTCTGGGGGATCAGCCACCCGAACGAGGTCGTCTTCGATGAAGTCCACTTCGGCAAG TTCGCCTCGTACTACCTCGAGAAGACGTACTTCTTTGATGTCCACCCTCCGTTCGGCAAGCTGCTTTTCGCTTTCATGGGCTGGCTGGTCGGCTATGATGGCCATTTCCACTTCGAGAACATCGGCGACTCGTACATCGCGAACAAGGTTCCCTACGTCGCGTTCCGTTCCCTGCCTGCTATCCTCGGCGCCCTGACCGTCTCGGTGGTGTACCTGATCATGTGGGAGTCTGGGTACAGTCTTCCCGCCTGCATCGTGGCTGCCGGCTTGGTCCTTCTAGACAACGCCCACATCGGCCAGACGCGTCTGATCCTGCTCGATGCCACCCTCGTCTTTGCCATGGCCTGCAGCTTGTTCTGCTACATTAAGTTCTACAAGCTGCGGCACGAGCCCTTCTCGCGGAAGTGGTGGAAGTGGCTTATCCTGACTGGCTTCGCCCTGTCGTGCGACATTTCCACCAAGTATGTCGGCCTGTTCGCCTTCATCACCATTGGTTCTGCCGTCCTCATCGACCTCTGGGACCTGTTGGATATCAAGAGGCCTGGAGGCGCCCTGAGCCTGGCCGAGTTTGGCAAGCATTTCGCCGCCAGGGCGTTTGGCCTGATTCTCGTGCCCTTCCTCTTTTACCTCTTCTGGTTCCAGGTCCACCTCTCCATCCTCACCCGCTCCGGGCCCGGAGATGATTTCATGACCCCCGAGTTCCAGGAGACGCTTAGCGACAACGTCATGCTTGCGAACGCCGTCACGATCGACTACTACGACATCATCACGATAAAGCACAAGGAGACCAAGGTGTACCTCCACAGCCACCCGGACCGCTACCCCCTGAGGTACGACGACGGCCGTGTCTCTAGCCAGGGTCAGCAGGTCACCGGCTATCCTTTCAACGATACCAACAACCACTGGCAGATCCTCCCTGCTGGTGCGGATGACCAACAGCTCGGCCGCCACGTCATGAACCACGACCTCGTCAGGCTGCGTCACGTCGTCACCGACACCATCTTGCTGTCTCACGATGTCGCTTCTCCGTACTACCCCACCAACCAGGAGTTCACCACGGTCTCGATTGCGGATGCCTACGGCGACCGTGCCGCCGACACCCTGTTCGAGGTGCGGATTGAGCATGGCAAGCCTGGCCAGGAGTTCAAGAGCGTTTCCAGCCACTTCAAGCTCATCCACAACCCCAGCAAAGTCGCCATGTGGACTCACACTACGCCACTCCCGGAGTGGGGTCACAGGCAGCAAGAGATCAACGGAAACAAGCAGATTGCCCCGAGCTCCAACGTCTGGTTCGTTGAGGACATTCCGTCCCTCCCGGCCGACCACAAGCGCCGCGAGAAGCCCGAGAGGCAGGTCAAGACGCTCCCGTTCCTGCGAAAGTGGTTCGAGCTGCAGCGGTCCATGTTCTGGCACAACAACCAGCTTACCGCCAGCCATCCCTATGCGTCGCTGCCTTACCAGTGGCCATTCCTGCTCCGCGGCGTCAGCTTCTGGACGCAGAACGACACCCGCCAGCAGATCTACTTCCTTGGCAACCCCGTTGGCTGGTGGATTGCAAGCAGCGTGCTGGCAATCTATGCCGGTATCGTCCTGGCAGACCAATTCTCGCTGCGTCGCGGCGTTGACGCTCTGGATCATC GCACGCGCTCGCGCCTGTACAACTCAACAGGCTTTTTCTTCCTGGCCTGGGCAACCCACTACTTCCCCTTCTTCGTGATGGGCCGCCAGCTCTTCTTGCACCACTACCTGCCCGCACATTTGGCCTCGACCCTCGTGACGGGCTCCCTGGTCGAATTTATCTTCAGccaggacgccgccgagcacgagGCGGCCTACCaggccgccaaggccggcaAGAAGGCCGCCGCACCCAAGCGCCACTTGACCGCCCGCGAGCGGTTTGCCGGCCAGAGCTTGCTGGCGTCGTGGATTGCCACCCTGGTCATCCTCGCCCTGGTCGCCGCCAGCTGGTATTTCTTCTTGCCGCTGACCTACGGCTATCCTGGTTTGTCTGTGGAGCAGGTCCTGAGGCGGAAGTGGCTTGGCTATGATCTGCACTTCGCCAAATAG